From the Bacillota bacterium genome, the window CTGGAGAAGAGCCTGGTCGTTCTGAGAGAGGGCATCATTCAAGGGCGGACCGTGTTCGGCAACATCGTCAAGTACATAAAGATGGCGGCCAGTTCGAATTTCGGGAACATGTTCAGTGTCCTCCCGGCGAGCGCTTTCCTGCCGTTCCTACCGATGCTTCCGCTTCAGATCCTGACCCTTAACCTGATCTATGACCTCTCTCAGCTGTCCCTGCCATGGGACCGTATGGACGAGGAATTCCTTCGCAAACCGCGCAAGTGGGATGCCTCCGGCCTGTCCAGGTTCATGACCTACATCGGCCCCTGCAGTTCGGTCTACGACCTGGCCACCTATTACCTGATGTGGTTTGTCTTCCACGGCTGGCTGCAGGGTCCTGGCGGCGTCTACGTCAACGCCGGGCTGTTCCAAGCCGGCTGGTTCGTCGAGAGCATGATGTCCCAGACCCTGATCATCCATATGATCAGGACCCGCAAGATACCGTTCATCCAGAGCACGGCTTCGCTGCCGGTCATCGCCGCGACGACATTGGCTATCGGCGCTGTCTGCGTCATCCCGTTCACGGCCCTTGGCGCGAAGATCGGCATGCGGCCGCTTCCTCTCACCTACTGGCCGTGGCTGGCCGGGATGATCGTCCTCTACATGATTCAGACCCAACTGGTCAAGACGTTCTACATGAGGAAGTTCAAGGGCGAGTGGCTGTGAAGGCCGGGTGAGGAGGGACCGTGAAAATGACTGCGCTTAAACCCCAGCTCCAGCGAGTCCCAGAGGCGGCAAGGGCCGAGGCCGACCCGAACAAGGCCGGGACCGAGCCCCTTGACTTCATCGGCGGGCTCGTTCT encodes:
- a CDS encoding HAD-IC family P-type ATPase, with translation MGYIGFLDPAKETAGEAVRALYEYGVDVKILTGDNDLVSRKICRDVGIEVKNVVLGDEIDRLSDAELANLAERTTVFAKLNPLHKSRVILALRSKGHTVGYMGDGINDAPALRDADVGISVDTAADIAKESADIILLEKSLVVLREGIIQGRTVFGNIVKYIKMAASSNFGNMFSVLPASAFLPFLPMLPLQILTLNLIYDLSQLSLPWDRMDEEFLRKPRKWDASGLSRFMTYIGPCSSVYDLATYYLMWFVFHGWLQGPGGVYVNAGLFQAGWFVESMMSQTLIIHMIRTRKIPFIQSTASLPVIAATTLAIGAVCVIPFTALGAKIGMRPLPLTYWPWLAGMIVLYMIQTQLVKTFYMRKFKGEWL